One stretch of Enoplosus armatus isolate fEnoArm2 chromosome 1, fEnoArm2.hap1, whole genome shotgun sequence DNA includes these proteins:
- the nedd4a gene encoding E3 ubiquitin-protein ligase NEDD4-like, producing the protein MAALSPQIRGLQTDEDESRILKVKVIAGIGLAKKDILGASDPYTRLSLYDPVNGEITSLQTKTIKKTLDPKWNEEFFFKVDPRKHRLLLEVFDENRLTRDDFLGQVDVPLNQIPTENPNTERPYTFKDFLLHPRSHKSRVKGHLRLKMTYLPKNSGSEEETADQTEDADPGWEFLEAQDMSGPRQSQLLPALPPGWEERQDNLGRTYFVNHESRTTQWQRPTMQDNDVEVQRRQNNNMDVEHAFNTRRQISDHDENSTRESPESWEIITEDESTLYHSDNQLASPPPRTPVPEFHSVSDELRNIHLSEATAGELRSSQTDHASNSSHSSLRGRAQTSTGEEHPVNPVLLPTSAGLPAGWEEKRDSKGRRYYVNHNSRSTSWTRPLVQKTSEVAAAAAQSGAGVPQSPSPSQPPVAPEESPQHTPSPEATYESGSLPAGWEVRSAPSGRPFFIDHNTKTTSWEDPRLKIPVHMRRRASLDPADLGPLPPGMEERVHTDGRIFYIDHNTRTTQWDDPRLQNSAITGPAVPYSRDYKQKYDYFRKKLKKPADIPNRFEMKLRRNALLEDSYRRILSVKRADLLKARLWVEFEGEKGLDYGGLAREWFFLMSKEMFNPYYGLFEYSATDNYTLQINPNSGLCNEDHLTYFKFIGRVAGMAVYHGKLLDAFFIRPFYKMMLQKPITLQDMESVDSEYFNSLMWILENDPTDLDLRFTIDEELFGQTHQHELKLGGTEIVVTNDNKKEYIHLVMQWRFVNRIQKQMTAFKEGFFELIPQDLIKIFDENELELLMCGLGDVDVNDWRENTKYKNSYCSNHVVIQWFWKTVLLMDAEKRIRLLQFVTGTSRVPMNGFAELYGSNGPQLFTIEQWGTRDKLPRAHTCFNRLDLPPYESFEELREKLHIAIENAQGFDGVD; encoded by the exons ATGGCTGCACTTTCTCCACAGATCCGAGGACTTCAGACAGATGAG GATGAATCCAGAATCCTAAAAGTGAAAGTCATTGCTGGAATTGGGCTGGCCAAAAAAGATATACTTGGAGCCAG TGATCCATATACAAGACTGTCCCTCTATGACCCTGTCAATGGAGAAATCACAAGTCTTCAgactaaaacaataaaaaag ACACTGGACCCAAAATGGAATGAGGAATTCTTTTTCAAA GTTGATCCCAGGAAGCATCGTCTGCTATTGGAGGTGTTTGATGAGAACCGCCTG aCACGTGATGACTTTCTGGGACAGGTGGACGTCCCCTTAAATCAGATACCG acagAAAATCCTAATACAGAAAGGCCATACACATTCAAGGATTTTCTGCTTCACCCACGAAG CCACAAGTCCAGAGTCAAAGGTCACCTGCGTCTCAAAATGACCTACCTGCCAAAAAACTCAGGTTCAGAGGAGGAAACGGCAGATCAGACTGAGGATGCCGAT CCTGGTTGGGAGTTTCTGGAGGCTCAGGACATGTCAGGTCCCAGACAAAGCCAGCTGCTGCCTGCTCTGCCCCCTGGCTGGGAGGAGCGGCAGGACAACCTGGGAAGAACCTACTTTGTCAATCATGAGAGCAGAACCACGCAGTGGCAACGACCCACAATGCA ggACAATGATGTGGAGGTGCAAAGAAGACAGAACAATAATATGGACGTGGAGCATGCTTTTAATACACGCAGACAGATCTCAGACCACGACGAGAACAGCACACGAGAGTCTCCTGAG AGTTGGGAGATCATTACAGAGGACGAGTCCACCTTGTACCACAGCGATAACCAGCTCGCATCACCTCCCCCCCGCACGCCTGTGCCTGAGTTCCACTCGGTCAGCGACGAGCTGAGAAACATTCACCTTTCAGAGGCCACAGCTGGCGAGCTGCGCTCCTCCCAGACA GATCATGCTAGTAATTCAAGCCATTCCAGTCTCAGAGGAAGGGCCCAGACTTCAACAGGAGAGGAACATCCTGTTAATCCTGTG CTGCTTCCCACCTCAGCTGGGCTGCCTGCAGGCTGGGAGGAGAAGCGAGACAGTAAAGGAAGACGCTACTATGTCAACCACAACAGCCGAAGCACTTCGTGGACACGACCCCTCGTTCAG AAAACTTCagaggtggcagcagcagcagcacagagtggTGCAGGTGTACCCCAGAGCCCCTCTCCATCCCAACCACCTGTCGCCCCAGAAGAGTCTCCTCAGCACACCCCAAGCCCAGAGGCCACATATGAATCTGGCTCCCTGCCGGCTGGATGGGAGGTCCGCAGTGCTCCTAGTGGAAGACCCTTTTTCATAGACCACAACACAAAGACTACTTCCTGG GAAGATCCCAGGCTAAAGATTCCTGTGCACATGAGGAGGAGAGCCTCACTCGACCCAGCTGATCTCGGCCCTCTGCCG CCTGGTATGGAGGAGAGGGTCCACACTGATGGGAGGATATTCTACATAGATCACA ACACCAGGACCACACAATGGGATGATCCCAGATTACAGAACTCAGCTATAACTGGACCA GCAGTGCCTTACTCCAGAGACTATAAACAGAAGTATGACTACTTCCGGAAAAAGCTGAAGAAACCG GCTGACATCCCAAACCGTTTTGAGATGAAGCTCAGACGAAATGCGTTGCTGGAGGACTCGTACCGACGCATCCTGTCAGTTAAGAGGGCAGACCTGCTGAAGGCACGACTGTGGGTGGAGtttgagggagaaaaaggaCTGGATTATGGTGGCTTGGCCAGGGAGTGGTTCTTCCTCATGTCTAAGGAGATGTTCAACCCGTACTACGGACTGTTCGAGTATTCTGCCAC GGACAACTACACACTGCAGATTAACCCTAACTCAGGTTTATGTAACGAGGACCACCTGACCTACTTCAAGTTCATCGGCCGTGTGGCAGGCATGGCCGTGTATCATGGCAAACTGCTCGATG CTTTCTTCATCCGGCCTTTCTACAAGATGATGCTGCAGAAGCCGATCACTCTCCAGGACATGGAGTCTGTT gACAGTGAATATTTCAACTCCTTGATGTGGATTTTGGAGAACGACCCAACAGACTTGGATTTGAGGTTTACTATTGATGAAGAGCTGTTTGGACAG ACTCACCAGCATGAACTGAAGCTGGGCGGCACAGAGATTGTCGTCACTAATGACAACAAGAAGGAATACATCCA tCTGGTGATGCAGTGGAGGTTTGTGAACAGGATACAGAAGCAGATGACTGCCTTCAAAGAG GGATTCTTTGAGTTGATACCACAAGATCTGATCAAGATATTCGATGAGAATGAGCTCGAG CTGCTCATGTGTGGTCTTGGAGATGTGGATGTGAATGACTGGAGAGAGAACACCAAGTACAAGAACAGCTACTGCTCCAACCATGTTGTTATCCAGTGGTTTTGGAAA ACGGTGCTGTTGATGGATGCAGAAAAGCGAATCCGGCTCTTACAGTTTGTGACGGGAACATCGAGGGTCCCAATGAATGGCTTTGCTGAACTCTATG GGTCTAACGGACCACAGCTGTTCACCATCGAGCAGTGGGGAACACGTGATAAACTCCCCCGAGCCCACACATG CTTCAACCGGCTGGACCTGCCTCCTTATGAGTCTTTTGAGGAGTTGAGGGAGAAACTTCACATCGCCATTGAGAACGCACAAGGCTTCGACGGGGTGGATTAG